A single window of Plasmodium reichenowi strain SY57 chromosome 14, whole genome shotgun sequence DNA harbors:
- a CDS encoding hypothetical protein (conserved Plasmodium protein, unknown function), with translation MASSRQEIKLKNEVENKKKLTNTCVCSFEENNKNVNIKLLGNFHNITPSNDNKKEENTIESIKEKIIRKCKIDDMNNIKNSNSSGNKREEKNILKYLNINCSKQKSNEIKKEKKKRSKLMKQYITPDVSMSSNEKINYYINKEVKKKMNKLNDIENVSCSSYKCFNEQINDMKKEDTEKLTNCCNETNVLNGKNFKDCNKLCKEVNDDNQSLNNTNPCNYDIKKKNVENNNMYDNSYVHIKEMGNVKSNYSLKKIIEYNDEQLKNIFNKNKEDDTDSKGQHNCDNSCDQYLQTFYNMENQDLCKNSKSNNLKNHNINIDINIHMNSSINVNCNSYKKNSIKINEVDDSMPPSEHNTLCYDEEIKKNHFKENDSENNNIMKKKSFDEKEWVQINESYNFWDSLKNNLRNVFLIKMEDDSHIKKDDEVKMNDDETKKDKSRENVLCGLEEDNKMGSQTKSVSNNNKSVDNNNNKSVDNNNNKSVDNNNNKSVDNNKNVYNNRPSCDERSFPFPVDVYVKCLNFLKLETILKCELLNKMSCDIINNRLGVFTYIRKLNLDEKWSSIPIYKRQFYLHQMRNIRHLNTSEKIYVENGMYIHEVAAIIYQNFSSLKTIELLSPEYFMNDNTPRHEPFSLYPSVFEKLEKLTIIGCQTLEWLHIFRNCSFPLLKKFEVCYYPLHHDHWYWNFVFDFTQIGLQGLYKILYTMENLEKLIIGFDVWFDNLEGHIYNPLESHRNELQEYRIINNNRNGRYNNISSLSIPPANGYPSRIFKSYRGKLCEEDYSDIFTIAYYMSGKCGKLTRIMIKYRDSYEYYDDEIGKDEVVNELISEASNTASTYYNYVLNWFRSADEIVPRAS, from the coding sequence atggCTAGTAGTAGACAAGagataaaattaaaaaatgaagtggaaaataaaaaaaagttaacTAATACTTGTGTGTGTTCttttgaagaaaataataaaaatgtaaatataaaattattagGAAATTTCCACAACATAACACCTagtaatgataataaaaaagaggAAAACACAATAGAAAgcataaaagaaaaaataataaggaaatgtaaaatagatgatatgaataatataaaaaatagtaATAGTAGTGGCAATAAGAGAGAAGagaagaatatattaaaatatttgaatataaattgttcaaaacaaaaatctaacgaaattaaaaaagaaaagaaaaaaagatCCAAATTAATGAAGCAATATATAACTCCAGATGTAAGTATGTCATCTAATGAGAAGAtcaattattatataaataaagaggttaagaaaaagatgaataaattaaatgatataGAAAATGTAAGTTGTTCGTCATACAAATGTTTTAATGAACAAATTAATGACatgaaaaaagaagataCAGAAAAATTAACGAATTGTTGTAATGAAACGAATGTATTAAATggaaaaaattttaaagattgtaataaattatgtaaAGAAGTGAATGATGATAATCAATCTCTGAATAATACAAATCCATgtaattatgatataaaaaaaaaaaatgtagaaaataataatatgtatgatAATTCATATGTTCATATTAAAGAAATGGGGAATGTAAAAAGTAATTATTCccttaaaaaaattatagaatataatgacgaacaattaaaaaatatatttaataaaaacaaagaaGATGACACAGATTCAAAAGGTCAGCATAATTGTGATAATTCTTGTGATCAATATTTACAGACCTTTTATAATATGGAAAATCAGGatttatgtaaaaataGCAAAAGTAATAATCTAAAgaatcataatattaatatagaTATTAATATTCACATGAATTCAAGTATTAATGTTAATTGTaattcttataaaaaaaatagtataaaaataaatgaagtTGATGATTCCATGCCTCCCAGTGAGCACAATACATTATGTTatgatgaagaaataaaaaagaatcaTTTTAAGGAGAATGATTcagaaaataataatattatgaaaaagaaatcCTTTGATGAAAAGGAGTGGGTTCAAATTAATGAATCTTATAATTTTTGGGATTcgttaaaaaataatttgagaaatgtatttttaataaaaatggaaGATGACAGTCATATAAAGAAGGACGACGAAGTGAAGATGAATGATGATGAGACTAAAAAGGATAAAAGCAGAGAAAATGTATTATGTGGATTAGAAGAGGATAATAAAATGGGAAGTCAAACTAAAAGTGtttctaataataataaaagtgttgataataataataataaaagtgttgataataataataataaaagtgttgataataataataataaaagtgttgataataataaaaatgtttataataatagacCCTCTTGTGATGAGCGATCATTTCCTTTTCCCGTAGatgtatatgtaaaatGCCTAAATTTCCTCAAGTTAGAaacaatattaaaatgCGAACTATTAAATAAGATGAGTTgtgatattataaataatagaTTGGGTgtatttacatatataagaaaattaaatttaGATGAGAAATGGTCTAGCATTccaatatataaaagacaattttatttacatcAGATGAGAAATATAAGACATTTAAATACATCGGAAAAGATATATGTAGAGAATGGTATGTATATTCATGAAGTAGCAGCAATTATTTATCAAAATTTTTCAAGTTTGAAAACAAttgaattattatcacctgaatattttatgaatgATAATACACCTAGACATGAGCCTTTTTCCTTATATCCATCAGTATTTGAAAAGTTAGAAAAATTAACAATAATAGGATGTCAGACGTTAGAATGGTTACACATATTTAGAAATTGTTCTTTTcctttattaaaaaaatttgaaGTTTGTTATTATCCTTTACATCATGATCATTGGTATTGGAATTTTGTTTTTGATTTCACACAAATAGGATTACAAGGtttatacaaaatattatatacaatggaaaatttagaaaaattaataatagGATTTGATGTATGGTTTGATAATTTGGAAGggcatatatataatccTTTAGAAAGTCATAGAAATGAATTACAAGAATATcgtataataaataataatcgAAATGgtagatataataatatttcttccTTATCTATTCCTCCAGCTAATGGATATCCTTCTAgaatttttaaaagttATCGTGGGAAATTATGTGAAGAAGATTATAGtgatatatttacaatAGCTTATTATATGTCAGGAAAATGTGGAAAATTAACTCGTATAATGATAAAGTATAGGGAttcatatgaatattatgaCGATGAAATTGGAAAGGATGAAGTTGTAAATGAGTTAATATCAGAAGCATCTAATACAGCATCTACTTATTACAATTATGTTTTAAATTGGTTTAGATCAGCAGATGAAATTGTACCGCGCGCTTCCTAA
- a CDS encoding hypothetical protein (conserved Plasmodium protein, unknown function), with the protein MNNNDYNNNINMNPLNNIQNLNMPIQNNGNKFMNNNDIPMDNNNSQQFNMTSNNLIQNNTFQNGYNENIDFSNIGGSNVNINPIMNNDTFHTYNNNNNNNVESCYNNLQSYNNNYNIQGYNNNNIQDYNNNNNNNNIQCFNNNNIQGYNNQPNLSTVPNFNCTPNLNCTPNLNCTPNFNCTPNFNCTSNLFSPEKQNVSIFGSRSKNTPLFGNKSVVEKKKEINNFRLSDYVSKDKSIFGNRLKEGKSLFSNPQRQNNISSYNPNHMMMNVNNQNENVVASGNSNFMNLGGISNNNSTSFMYNQTNNQDMNINKSINYDINGRNNFMYNQFNNSSIDHIKDLEMYNKNINNVNNVDNNNNNNNNNNNNNNQIFCNQFNATISGNLQNYSSQIYENNNQLIQEKNRNNLLSSFNATNHIVPNYDNCSQYNNNNNNNNILLHSRNSSLINQNDGINNIINNNMNNTNPLVMSNNFSNNNHINSNDQLFKQENQISSNMNINNMNQGNTLNNNEILLNNNMNDNNLNNNVQTNNDNVDNMFSQTKYTNDDEMSFEKEYIESIINDQKVKFFNDNFLKFLQQITNHNINSYNINRSTIYDFPSSGPVNNGLFYINAIEECRKAERFDVSDDVYHKIISLNQTNDMTVIKNIDKNKKINLKDLDLDIYYPLLHIEKIKFRQANHEQNIYAANNENFQPGNIPPNI; encoded by the coding sequence atgaataataatgattataataataatatcaacATGAACCCtttgaataatatacaGAATTTAAATATGCCCATTCAAAACAATGGGAATAAatttatgaataataatgacaTTCCTatggataataataattcacaacaatttaatatgacatcaaataatttaattcaGAATAATACTTTTCAAAATGgatataatgaaaatattgaCTTTTCGAATATAGGGGGTTctaatgtaaatattaatCCTATTATGAATAATGACACATttcatacatataataataataataataataatgtggAAAGTTGTTATAATAACTTACAaagttataataataattataacatacaaggttataataataataacatacaagattataataataataataataataataacatacaatgttttaataataataacatacAAGGTTATAATAACCAACCTAATTTATCAACCGTACCAAATTTTAATTGTACTCCAAATCTTAATTGTACTCCAAATCTTAATTGTACTCCAAATTTTAATTGTACTCCAAATTTTAATTGCACTtcaaatttattttctcctgaaaaacaaaatgtGTCCATATTTGGAAGCAGATCAAAGAATACTCCTCTGTTTGGTAATAAAAGCGTagtagaaaaaaaaaaagaaataaacAATTTTAGACTTAGTGATTATGTTAGTAAAGATAAATCTATTTTTGGTAATAGGCTCAAAGAGGGCAAATCTCTTTTTTCAAATCCACAAAgacaaaataatatttcatcaTATAATCCAAATCATATGATGATGAATGtaaataatcaaaatgaaaatgtaGTAGCTAGCGGAAATTCGAATTTTATGAATTTAGGGGGAATctcaaataataattcaacATCATTTATGTATAACCAAACTAATAATCAAGATATGAACATAAACAAATCTattaattatgatataaatggaaggaataattttatgtataatcaatttaataattcttcaATTGATCATATAAAAGATCTTGAAATgtacaataaaaatataaataatgttaataatgtagataataataataataataataataataataataataataataatcaaatCTTTTGTAACCAATTTAATGCTACTATATCAGGGaatttacaaaattattcctcacaaatatatgaaaataataatcagctcatacaagaaaaaaaccggaataatttattatcatcctTCAATGCAACTAACCATATTGTACCAAATTATGATAACTGCTCtcaatataataataataataataataataatattttattacattcAAGAAATTCATCCTTAATTAATCAAAATGATGGAATTAATAACatcattaataataatatgaataacaCGAATCCATTAGTTATGTCAAACAatttttctaataataatcatataaattcaAACGATCAATTATTCAAACAAGAAAATCAAATATCTAgtaatatgaatataaataatatgaatcAAGGAAACACATTAAATAACAACGAAATCCTactaaataataatatgaatgacaataatttaaataacaatgtacaaacaaataatgataatgttGACAATATGTTTAGTCaaacaaaatatacaaatgatgatgaaatgtcatttgaaaaagaatatatagAAAGTATTATAAATGATCAAAAAGTTAAATTCTTTAATGAtaactttttaaaatttttacaACAAATTActaatcataatattaatagttataatataaatagatCTACTATATATGACTTCCCATCTAGCGGACCAGTTAATAATGGCTTGTTCTATATAAATGCTATTGAAGAATGCAGAAAAGCAGAACGCTTTGATGTTTCTGATGATGTTTatcataaaattatatcattaaatCAAACAAATGATATGACAGTTATCAAAAATATtgacaaaaataaaaaaataaatctaAAAGATCTGGATttggatatatattatccaTTATTGcatatagaaaaaataaaatttagACAAGCAAACcatgaacaaaatatatatgcagccaataatgaaaatttCCAGCCTGGTAATATACCCCCGAacatataa
- a CDS encoding hypothetical protein (conserved Plasmodium protein, unknown function), translating into MTIEIPLLLSTTFPFIWKTGIAQLSFAKTGGSLAALKGSSLLLSKAASNGKAGLLATTSSQLDNIKEAAQKLVEEIEKNINLSLLFYNIDDEESAGYYLMKRREEYEQIKISFI; encoded by the coding sequence ATGACCATTGAAATACCACTTTTATTATCAACAacttttccttttatatGGAAAACAGGAATTGCCCAACTTTCATTTGCCAAAACAGGAGGATCCCTTGCTGCTCTTAAAGGGTCCTCATTATTACTAAGTAAAGCAGCATCAAATGGGAAGGCAGGACTTTTAGCTACAACTTCATCTCAGCTGgataatattaaagaaGCAGCACAAAAATTAGTAGAAGAAATtgaaaagaatattaaCTTAAGTctcttattttataatatagatGATGAGGAATCTGCTGgatattatttaatgaaaagaagagaagaatatgaacaaataaaaatatcttttatatga
- a CDS encoding nucleoporin NUP116/NSP116, putative, translating to MAKKMSNVITNNNANSMGLFVNVLKWATPKAELNEMLEKYNIVSLEDFVKNYQNYKQDKMKNILTAVVGIVVKKHFKSDILNKVYFLQWDISDFMGNVVSVYVNVLKHFDIELIEEGNLVVLVNPDIHKRNENSGDESIDLYNLHDIINVGTVAYMHKCKGRNAYNDTCPYLLYVPRQGYFCSRHIGSQSRSHSYLSDEGKNSLLFEFPIIHNTAEHNAKEDNAKEDNAKEDNAKEDNAKEDNAKEDNAKEDNTRKEDTQKFSHSLHRLYSSSEIKPIPCKKTNFQNCNHLDNDLLSEYSLSANYNTTSNSSNFLESLSEQNSSNFLSSCKENLKQNPPRPSRETIGVQKLFQGRNEINKPSSEICCVPQSFYGLNTLRNLSDELYIAQSTSGRICAAQNTPSGIYGNQNTSSEIFGTQNMSSGIYGTQNMPSGIYGSQNMSSGIYGSQNMSSGIYGTQNMPSGIYGTQNMSSGIYGARKSCEGTNGILKNLNREKKVYDASSMKGILQRKIFIKEEKNEASSYMNKLQKSSCKRSRTEHISDTIKERVQQQQRKNVLEKKGCEKKECEKKGCEKKECEKKGCEKKECEKKGCEKKEXXXXEKKGCEKNEVEKKGCEKNEVEKKGCEKKEVEKKGCEKKEVEKKGCEKNEVEKKGCEKNEVEKKGCEKNVVEKKECEKNEVEKKGCEKNEVEKKGCEKNEVENTSYGQNESEKSPYEQKEMLQLLEKFNKLFQKRSRNFDEMKRKRGREEDDNKYLFDSLIKTKKSSKMNSHKNRKRAYGTYLKIEEKYGKMNIFINANKTKKKRHLLLKNKESKVKNIWDENKKEIDKKSTNYDVYNDINNCEHKNIICIDCWNIYRRKNNSTENSNVCGKNIYGKENKTEDNIKNVLLDYAREKDIEIDMGEEITNNEKFIDASVGYEHKLNTNENQENTETQYLKRPFYGILNEIENAEKEGEEGIHKIIINIKEITRNFMYYANDFKNTRIIKICKRLMFHKSIYIAIIALELRRKIRNLQENQKN from the coding sequence ATGGCTAAAAAAATGTCTAATGTTATTACCAATAATAATGCTAATTCTATGGGATTATTTGtaaatgttttaaaatGGGCAACACCTAAAGCAGAATTAAATGAAATGctggaaaaatataatattgtttCTTTGGAAGACTTTGTGAAAAATTACCAGAACTATAAGCAAGATaagatgaaaaatatacttACTGCTGTTGTAGGTATTGTTGTGAAGAAACATTTTAAATCTGATATTCTTAACAAGGTATATTTCTTACAATGGGATATTTCAGATTTTATGGGCAATGTTGTTTCTGTATATGTTAATGTACTTAAACATTTTGATATTGAACTTATAGAAGAAGGCAATTTGGTAGTTTTAGTTAATCCAGATATTcataaaagaaatgaaaattCTGGAGACGAATCTATAGATTTGTACAATTTACACGACATTATAAATGTTGGTACAGTTGCTTATATGCATAAATGTAAGGGAAGAAATGCATATAATGATACATGTCCTTATTTATTGTATGTACCTAGACAAGGATACTTTTGTTCTCGTCATATTGGTTCTCAAAGTAGATCTCATTCTTATTTAAGCGATGAAGGAAAAAATAGTTTACTGTTTGAGTTCCCTATTATTCATAACACAGCAGAACATAACGCAAAGGAAGATAACGCAAAGGAAGATAACGCAAAGGAAGATAATGCAAAGGAAGATAACGCAAAGGAAGATAACGCAAAGGAAGATAACGCAAAAGAAGATAACACAAGAAAAGAAGACACACAAAAATTCTCACATTCTTTGCACAGATTATATTCAAGTTCTGAAATCAAACCTATTCCGTgcaaaaaaacaaattttCAGAATTGCAATCATCTAGataatgatttattatCTGAATATAGTTTAAGTGCCAATTATAATACTACATCTAATAGTAGTAATTTCCTTGAATCATTAAGTGAACAGAATAGTTCCAATTTTTTAAGTTCATGCAAAGAGAACTTAAAACAAAATCCACCACGACCATCACGTGAAACAATTGGAGTACAAAAACTATTCCAAGGaagaaatgaaataaataaaccATCGTCTGAAATTTGTTGTGTACCACAATCATTTTATGGATTAAACACACTTCGTAATCTATCAGATGAACTATATATAGCACAGAGTACGTCAGGTAGAATATGTGCAGCACAGAACACGCCAAGTGGAATATATGGAAATCAGAACACGTCAAGTGAAATATTTGGAACACAGAACATGTCAAGTGGAATATATGGAACTCAGAACATGCCAAGTGGAATATATGGAAGTCAGAACATGTCAAGTGGAATATATGGAAGTCAGAACATGTCAAGTGGAATATATGGAACTCAGAACATGCCAAGTGGAATATATGGAACTCAGAACATGTCAAGTGGAATATATGGAGCACGTAAATCATGCGAAGGAACGAATGGAATATtgaaaaatttaaatagGGAAAAAAAGGTATATGATGCATCATCTATGAAAGGTATTTTACAACgaaaaatattcattaaggaagaaaaaaatgaagcGTCATCctatatgaataaattacaaaaatCATCATGTAAAAGAAGTAGAACAGAACATATTTCAGATACTATTAAAGAAAGAGTACAACAACAGcaaagaaaaaatgtattagaaaaaaaaggatgtgaaaaaaaagaatgtgaaaaaaaaggatgtgaaaaaaaagaatgtgaaaaaaaaggatgtgaaaaaaaggaatgtgaaaaaaaaggatgtgaaaaaaaagaatgNNNNNNNNNNGAAAAAAAAGGATGTGAAAAAAACGAAgtagaaaaaaaaggatgtgaaaaaaatgaagtagaaaaaaaaggatgtgaaaaaaaagaagtagaaaaaaaaggatgtgaaaaaaaagaagtagaaaaaaaaggatgTGAAAAAAACGAAgtagaaaaaaaaggatgTGAAAAAAACGAAgtagaaaaaaaaggatgtgaaaaaaatgtagtagaaaaaaaagaatgtgaaaaaaacgaagtagaaaaaaaaggatgTGAAAAAAACGAAgtagaaaaaaaaggatgTGAAAAAAACGAAGTAGAAAATACATCATATGGACAAAATGAATCAGAAAAATCACCATATGAACAAAAGGAAATGTTACAACTTTTAGAAAAATTCAATAAACTATTTCAAAAACGAAGTAGAAATTTTGATGagatgaaaagaaaaagagGCAGAGAAgaagatgataataaatatttatttgattcacttattaaaacaaaaaaatcTTCAAAAATGAACTCCCACAAAAATAGAAAAAGGGCGTACGGTACATATCTAAaaatagaagaaaaatatggaaaaatgaatatatttattaatgcaaataaaacaaaaaaaaaaagacaCCTTCTtctaaaaaataaagagaGCAAggttaaaaatatttgggatgagaacaaaaaagaaatagataaaaaaagtacTAATTATGatgtatataatgatataaataattgtgaacataaaaatattatttgtatagATTGttggaatatatatagaagaaaaaataatagcACTGAAAATTCTAATGTATGtggaaaaaatatatatggaaaagaaaataaaacagaagataacataaaaaatgtacTATTAGATTATGCAAGAGAAAAAGATATAGAAATAGATATGGGAGAAGAAATTacaaataatgaaaaattcATTGATGCATCAGTTGGATATGAACATAAATTAaatacaaatgaaaatCAAGAAAATACTGAAACACAATATTTAAAGAGACCATTTTATGGAATCTTAAATGAAATTGAAAATGCAGAAAAAGAAGGTGAAGAGGGaatacataaaattattataaatataaaagaaattacAAGAAATTTCATGTATTATGCAAATGATTTCAAGAACAcaagaattattaaaatatgcAAAAGATTGATGTTCCACaaatctatatatatagcaATTATAGCTTTAGAACttagaagaaaaataagaaaCTTACAagaaaatcaaaaaaattaa